DNA sequence from the Vicia villosa cultivar HV-30 ecotype Madison, WI linkage group LG3, Vvil1.0, whole genome shotgun sequence genome:
TAGGTTCTGGTTTTGTCTGGTGAAGGAACAACAAACCGGTGCCTATTTCGGCTGCAATTTTGAACCTTAGCTGCCAAGAAAGCGGAGGAGTGTTTCCTCGACAAAATAGGCAATCGTCCAAGCTTCCATTTGACATGTACTCATACACTAGGCAGCCGTATTCCGGACAGGCTCCTAAGAGGAGAACCATGTTTGGATGCCGTATGCAGCTCAATACCTCAACCTGCAAAGATATCATGTTAACTTGGAAATATAAAAAAGACGAAAATTTCCACGAGTTTAGTGTGTAGTGTTGCATGTTTGCTTGTGTGCTTACCTCTCGTTGAAACTGCGACCGTCCTTGTGCCGCATCAGGACGAAGAACCTTGACTGCAACAGGTGTATGGTCCAGAAGACACTTAAAAACCGGACCGTATCCTCCTTCTCCGATCTTGAGCGATTGTGAGAAAAAATTTGTTGCAGCTTCAATCTCCTCTATTGTATACTTTCTATATCTAACATCTACATTTACCAAAGCATCCAttacttttcttttctcttctgcTTCTCTAAGTGCTTTCATTTCTGCTTGAAGTCTCTTATGTGCTTCGAGTTCCGCTATCCTCTTTTGCGCTTCCGCAGCTTCAATGGCTGCTTTAGATTTTTCTTTCTCCTTTTTAGCGATTGCCAATGCAGCTTCCTCGGCTACCCTCGCCTCTTCCAATCTCCTTTCTTCTTCTAACTTCCACTTTTGAAGTTCTATTGCCTGTCATGCAAATTGCAAAACATGTCTCAGATTTATATATAGGGGCCGAAAGCGAAAATTGATATATTTGGAGAGACAAAGAACATATTGAAACGTTAATTCGTACCTTCTGTTGTGCCGTGAGTGCTTCTTTACAAGCTGTGTTGTACATTTCCATTGTTTGCTTGAGCTCCAACTTTAATCTCCTCATTTCAGCCTCCATATCATCCTAAAATTGCATcacaagatcaatcatccatatACACAAGAAATGAAAACATGTAAATGCGCAATTTCATGTTTCGTTACTACCACGGCTTgcgatgaagaagatgaaagccTTTCGTTATCGAACATTAGTGATGAAAATTCAGCAAGATTGGTGGAATCTATAGACTTCCTTCCTTGAAACATAGACTCAAAGCTGTAGTTTAAATCTTGGTCCGAGCTAAATGATATCCTAGAGCCCGTCTCCGAGCTGTTATACAATGGAGGCAACATGCGGTCGGTACTCGACCTTCCAGAACTCACAAAAGATATATCACCATCCGCCTTTGAATTTTCCAAATATTGTTTCGTATTGTAACCTTTCCTGGTGAACGGTGACCTGCATTCAATAACATTTTTCGCTTCAGATGACAATTTaaccataaaaaaatttaatcattcAGGTAATGTCACTTACCTGAATAAATCGATTCCATCCTGCGAAGCATCGAAAGAATTCCTTTCTTGTTCTAATAGAAATCATATTTCTTAGTGAGCAAGCAACAAGCTTATATGATATTACTTACACATAATAGAACTAGATTTGTGATGGTGAATGAATCTAACCTCTTACACTTTGTTCCGACGCAAAATTTATGTCTGGTTGGTCTTGTATACTAGTTTCATTAACTTGTAGGGGGGAAATGCTTGGAGCAGGACGAGAAGCAGATCGCATCGATTGAATCTTTCCTTTTCCAATGACATAGACTGTACAGAAATCCGGTGCGCCTTTTGCCACTGTTCCAGAAACATCTGATACCTTGAATCTTCTGATAAGAGAAAAAAAACCCTTCAGAAATCGCATACATACCGATTTTACATCCATTATCGAAGCTAAATTTTCTAGTAAACTT
Encoded proteins:
- the LOC131659993 gene encoding U-box domain-containing protein 52-like isoform X1 — encoded protein: MWLPKNQSDKKDGVNGLIAVAIDKEKGSQNALKWAIDNLLARNATVILIHVKVLASSLSPSPSIFTTSKSTRAAINANGNDSLTISKEPEAHKNIFLPYRVFCTRKDIQCKDVLLEDSDVAKALIEYASQAGIEHLVLGSSAKAGLLKRFKVSDVSGTVAKGAPDFCTVYVIGKGKIQSMRSASRPAPSISPLQVNETSIQDQPDINFASEQSVREQERNSFDASQDGIDLFRSPFTRKGYNTKQYLENSKADGDISFVSSGRSSTDRMLPPLYNSSETGSRISFSSDQDLNYSFESMFQGRKSIDSTNLAEFSSLMFDNERLSSSSSQAVDDMEAEMRRLKLELKQTMEMYNTACKEALTAQQKAIELQKWKLEEERRLEEARVAEEAALAIAKKEKEKSKAAIEAAEAQKRIAELEAHKRLQAEMKALREAEEKRKVMDALVNVDVRYRKYTIEEIEAATNFFSQSLKIGEGGYGPVFKCLLDHTPVAVKVLRPDAAQGRSQFQREVEVLSCIRHPNMVLLLGACPEYGCLVYEYMSNGSLDDCLFCRGNTPPLSWQLRFKIAAEIGTGLLFLHQTKPEPIVHRDLKPGNILLDRNFVSKISDVGLARLVPPSVADSVTQYRLTATAGTFCYIDPEYQQTGMLGVKSDIYSLGIIFLQILTARSPMGLAHNAQKAIENGTFTDMLDPAITDWPMEAVMSFANIAVNCAELRRKDRPDLGKVVLPELNRLRVLADNSNQNSAPNSPNSTNGSHERQVSLPLDENCPLSPHSEEIRRNTTVGF
- the LOC131659993 gene encoding U-box domain-containing protein 52-like isoform X2 — encoded protein: MWLPKNQSDKKDGVNGLIAVAIDKEKGSQNALKWAIDNLLARNATVILIHVKVLASSLSPSPSIFTTSKSTRAAINANGNDSLTISKEPEAHKNIFLPYRVFCTRKDIQCKDVLLEDSDVAKALIEYASQAGIEHLVLGSSAKAGLLKRFKVSDVSGTVAKGAPDFCTVYVIGKGKIQSMRSASRPAPSISPLQVNETSIQDQPDINFASEQSVREQERNSFDASQDGIDLFRSPFTRKGYNTKQYLENSKADGDISFVSSGRSSTDRMLPPLYNSSETGSRISFSSDQDLNYSFESMFQGRKSIDSTNLAEFSSLMFDNERLSSSSSQADDMEAEMRRLKLELKQTMEMYNTACKEALTAQQKAIELQKWKLEEERRLEEARVAEEAALAIAKKEKEKSKAAIEAAEAQKRIAELEAHKRLQAEMKALREAEEKRKVMDALVNVDVRYRKYTIEEIEAATNFFSQSLKIGEGGYGPVFKCLLDHTPVAVKVLRPDAAQGRSQFQREVEVLSCIRHPNMVLLLGACPEYGCLVYEYMSNGSLDDCLFCRGNTPPLSWQLRFKIAAEIGTGLLFLHQTKPEPIVHRDLKPGNILLDRNFVSKISDVGLARLVPPSVADSVTQYRLTATAGTFCYIDPEYQQTGMLGVKSDIYSLGIIFLQILTARSPMGLAHNAQKAIENGTFTDMLDPAITDWPMEAVMSFANIAVNCAELRRKDRPDLGKVVLPELNRLRVLADNSNQNSAPNSPNSTNGSHERQVSLPLDENCPLSPHSEEIRRNTTVGF